A genomic window from Flavobacterium azooxidireducens includes:
- a CDS encoding DUF2062 domain-containing protein — MNEIHINSKIQAETCVIIPTYNNQKTLQRVIDGVLNYTQNIIIVNDGSTDETFSILKKYTQLTQIHFPENKGKGVALREGFKKVKQLNYNFAITIDSDGQHFPHDIPLFWKALEEENRDVLLIGSRNMNQDGVPKKSSFGNKFSNFWFWFETGIKLDDTQSGYRLYPLNSIPKKFFTRKFEFEIEVIVRTAWNGIPVKNIPINILYDPNERVSHFRPFRDFSRISVLNTVLVIITLFYIKPRDFFQKLVKKKFKDFIREDVLASSDSNIKKATSIALGVFIGIAPFWGFQTILSISLAVLFRLNKALSFAFSNISFPPMIPFIIFGSLEIGSFFVGNTKPLQFDHSITLDVVKSNLTQYLVGSFVLATVTAIVFGLGSYLLLSLTKKSTN; from the coding sequence ATGAATGAAATCCACATCAATAGTAAAATTCAAGCGGAAACGTGTGTTATTATTCCAACCTATAACAACCAAAAAACGCTTCAACGAGTTATTGATGGAGTGCTCAATTATACGCAAAACATCATCATCGTAAACGATGGTTCTACCGATGAAACGTTTTCAATCTTAAAAAAATATACTCAACTGACTCAAATTCATTTTCCTGAAAATAAAGGAAAAGGAGTTGCTTTGCGGGAAGGATTTAAAAAAGTAAAACAATTAAATTATAATTTTGCCATTACGATTGATTCTGATGGACAGCATTTTCCGCATGATATTCCCCTTTTTTGGAAAGCTTTGGAAGAAGAAAATAGAGACGTTTTACTCATCGGAAGCCGGAACATGAACCAAGACGGCGTGCCCAAAAAAAGTAGTTTTGGCAATAAATTTTCCAATTTTTGGTTTTGGTTTGAAACAGGTATTAAACTTGACGATACGCAATCAGGTTATCGATTATATCCATTAAATTCGATACCTAAGAAATTCTTTACCCGAAAGTTTGAATTTGAAATCGAAGTCATCGTTCGTACAGCATGGAATGGAATTCCGGTAAAAAATATTCCCATCAATATTTTATATGATCCAAATGAACGGGTTTCACATTTTCGTCCGTTTCGTGATTTCAGCCGAATTAGTGTGTTGAATACGGTTTTGGTAATCATCACACTATTTTATATCAAACCAAGAGATTTTTTTCAAAAATTGGTAAAAAAAAAGTTTAAAGATTTCATTCGCGAAGATGTCTTAGCCAGTTCAGATTCAAACATCAAAAAAGCAACTTCCATCGCTTTGGGTGTTTTTATCGGAATTGCTCCTTTTTGGGGTTTTCAAACCATTTTGTCCATTTCTTTGGCCGTTTTATTTAGGTTGAACAAAGCTTTATCTTTCGCTTTTTCAAACATAAGCTTTCCGCCAATGATTCCGTTTATTATTTTTGGGTCATTAGAAATAGGGTCTTTTTTTGTGGGAAATACAAAACCGCTTCAATTTGATCATTCTATCACATTGGATGTTGTAAAATCCAATTTAACACAATATCTTGTGGGAAGTTTTGTGTTAGCAACTGTTACAGCAATTGTTTTTGGACTTGGAAGTTATTTGCTACTTTCGCTGACCAAAAAATCGACTAATTAA
- a CDS encoding 3-hydroxyacyl-ACP dehydratase codes for MLLKDFYTVENIDKISDEKYNATVFLNKEHAIFKGHFPGNPVTPGVCMMQIIKELSQEILGSSLILKSSSNVKFMALINPEVNAKLRLELDLSGDLDSEIKVKNTTFFDETVALKLFNTYKKA; via the coding sequence ATGTTACTAAAGGATTTTTACACAGTTGAAAATATCGATAAAATTTCAGATGAAAAATATAATGCTACTGTTTTTTTAAACAAAGAACATGCCATTTTCAAAGGTCATTTTCCCGGAAATCCAGTAACGCCGGGTGTTTGTATGATGCAAATTATCAAAGAACTTTCTCAAGAAATCTTGGGAAGTTCTTTGATTTTAAAAAGCTCTTCAAATGTCAAATTCATGGCATTAATTAATCCGGAAGTAAATGCAAAATTACGTTTGGAGCTCGATTTAAGCGGAGATTTAGATTCTGAAATTAAAGTAAAAAACACTACTTTTTTTGATGAAACCGTTGCGTTAAAATTATTCAACACCTACAAAAAAGCATAA
- a CDS encoding outer membrane beta-barrel protein, giving the protein MKKCLAIFVFIFSGTLVSNAQFEFKPGVRAGVNIAKVTNFEVDSKTDFFVGGQFELKFVDFYSLQPEVIYSRQGFKADNDNYSIDYLSLGITNKFTFGGGFNVLVGPTIDFKVGDNLPTFFSDELIGVDFALMGGIGYTFKNGLAVDVRFKQGLVDIFGDNYNEYNDENGNGNFDDVRLNQLFQFGVSYSFDLK; this is encoded by the coding sequence ATGAAGAAGTGTTTAGCAATTTTCGTTTTTATTTTTTCAGGAACTTTGGTTTCAAATGCACAATTTGAGTTTAAACCGGGAGTGAGAGCCGGGGTAAATATTGCAAAGGTCACAAACTTTGAAGTTGATTCAAAAACTGATTTTTTTGTTGGTGGTCAATTTGAATTAAAATTTGTAGATTTCTACTCTTTACAACCTGAGGTAATTTATTCAAGACAAGGGTTTAAAGCAGACAATGACAACTATTCAATAGACTATTTATCTTTGGGAATTACAAATAAATTTACTTTTGGGGGTGGATTTAATGTTTTAGTTGGCCCAACTATCGATTTTAAAGTAGGTGATAATTTACCAACTTTTTTTAGTGATGAATTAATAGGAGTTGATTTTGCTCTAATGGGTGGAATTGGCTATACTTTTAAAAACGGATTAGCTGTTGATGTTCGATTCAAACAAGGTTTAGTCGATATATTTGGCGATAATTATAATGAATACAACGATGAAAACGGGAACGGAAATTTTGATGATGTGAGATTAAATCAGTTATTTCAATTCGGCGTTTCGTATTCTTTTGATTTAAAATAA
- a CDS encoding outer membrane beta-barrel protein — protein sequence MKRIVIALLFFFGLTQVNAQVTFKPGLRAGLNLSKITQSDASTRTDFYIAGFGELKLTKYYTLQPEISYSKQGGNDVLVEVYNNQTGNYDAFKQDISVDYISFAIVNKFTFNDKFNMHFGPTIDFQAGQSRFTQSDVDLAFLLGLGFNVTKDLSIEARLKKGVIDIYETDYFSNNSYDVGNYNTNFLFQLGVSYTFDLK from the coding sequence ATGAAAAGAATAGTTATTGCATTATTGTTTTTCTTCGGATTAACACAAGTAAACGCTCAAGTAACCTTTAAACCGGGACTTAGAGCAGGTTTGAATTTGTCTAAAATCACACAATCAGACGCTTCCACACGAACCGATTTTTATATTGCAGGTTTTGGAGAATTGAAACTTACAAAATACTATACTTTGCAACCTGAAATTAGCTATTCTAAACAAGGTGGAAATGATGTGTTAGTTGAGGTTTATAACAATCAAACAGGTAATTATGATGCTTTTAAACAAGATATTTCTGTTGATTATATTTCTTTCGCTATTGTGAATAAATTTACGTTTAATGATAAATTTAACATGCATTTCGGACCAACAATCGACTTTCAAGCGGGACAAAGCAGATTTACTCAGTCGGATGTTGATTTAGCCTTCTTGTTAGGATTAGGGTTTAATGTTACTAAAGATTTATCAATTGAAGCCAGACTTAAAAAAGGAGTTATCGATATTTATGAAACAGATTATTTTAGCAATAATTCGTATGATGTTGGGAATTATAACACCAACTTTTTGTTTCAATTAGGCGTTTCTTATACTTTTGACTTAAAATAA
- a CDS encoding LolA family protein — protein MKIRILLFVLCMNFSVFAQEQKMSAAEISTFKTSVEKETKTIKSLKTDFVQYKHLSFLSKDIETSGKMYFKSPNLLNWQYTNPYQYSIVFKNNKVYINDQGKKSSINAGNSKMFEKINKLIVGSVSGNLFDDEEFSIEYFKNKEFNITKLTPKTATIKKYIKLVELYFPIGESTVSQVRLIEPSNDFTKIVFKNKQLNVKIDDAVFNH, from the coding sequence ATGAAAATTAGGATATTGCTTTTTGTTTTATGTATGAATTTTTCTGTTTTTGCTCAAGAACAGAAAATGTCAGCAGCTGAAATTTCTACCTTTAAAACTTCGGTTGAAAAAGAAACCAAAACAATCAAATCATTAAAAACCGATTTTGTTCAATATAAACACTTGAGTTTTTTATCAAAAGACATTGAAACTTCAGGTAAAATGTATTTCAAATCGCCTAATTTACTGAATTGGCAATATACCAATCCTTATCAGTACAGCATTGTTTTTAAAAATAATAAAGTCTACATTAATGATCAAGGTAAAAAAAGTAGCATCAATGCAGGAAACAGCAAGATGTTTGAAAAAATTAATAAATTGATAGTAGGAAGCGTGAGCGGAAACTTGTTTGATGACGAAGAATTTTCAATCGAATATTTCAAAAACAAAGAATTTAACATCACCAAATTAACACCTAAAACGGCTACTATAAAAAAGTATATTAAGTTGGTAGAATTATATTTTCCAATCGGAGAATCAACTGTTTCTCAAGTAAGATTAATTGAACCATCGAACGATTTTACCAAAATTGTATTTAAAAATAAACAGCTAAATGTCAAAATTGATGATGCGGTTTTTAATCATTAG
- a CDS encoding polysaccharide deacetylase family protein, with the protein MLKHKKIVLFCVAVVLVLFTLTFFTAVHWTIFLLLFLVWLGLTAWGSFDIRLNYFTKAYSSKPNSTTKEIALTFDDGPHEMTEKVLDLLKKFNVKATFFCIGKQIENNPELFKRIISDGHLIGNHSYSHSENFGFFSSQKVVDEITKTNKLVEQLSGIKMNFFRPPFGVTNPMISKAVSETKHLVVGWNIRSLDTVYEDENTIFERVKNKIKPGGIILLHDTSQKSVNVLERLLLFLKSENYSIVAVDELLNLSAYEN; encoded by the coding sequence ATGCTAAAACATAAAAAAATAGTTCTTTTTTGTGTTGCTGTTGTATTGGTTTTGTTTACTCTCACCTTTTTTACAGCAGTTCATTGGACAATTTTTTTACTTCTTTTTTTAGTTTGGTTGGGATTAACCGCTTGGGGTTCTTTTGATATTCGATTAAACTATTTTACCAAAGCGTATTCTTCAAAACCAAATTCTACTACAAAGGAAATTGCGTTAACATTTGATGATGGTCCGCACGAAATGACCGAAAAAGTACTGGATTTGCTGAAAAAATTCAACGTGAAAGCCACTTTTTTTTGCATCGGAAAACAAATTGAAAATAATCCCGAACTTTTTAAAAGAATTATTTCTGATGGTCATTTAATTGGCAATCACAGTTATTCCCATTCTGAAAATTTCGGATTTTTTTCTTCTCAAAAAGTTGTAGATGAAATTACCAAAACAAATAAATTGGTAGAACAATTATCAGGTATTAAAATGAATTTTTTCCGTCCACCGTTTGGTGTAACCAATCCAATGATTTCCAAAGCAGTTTCAGAAACTAAACACCTTGTGGTTGGTTGGAATATTCGCTCTTTAGACACGGTTTATGAAGATGAAAATACTATTTTCGAACGCGTAAAAAATAAAATTAAACCGGGCGGAATTATTCTTTTGCACGATACTTCTCAAAAATCAGTAAATGTATTGGAACGGTTATTGCTATTTTTGAAATCAGAAAATTATTCCATTGTTGCAGTGGATGAACTTTTAAATCTTTCGGCTTATGAAAATTAG
- a CDS encoding beta-ketoacyl synthase N-terminal-like domain-containing protein — protein MKKSYINGIGCISAQKVVDSNFLSEVEINTTETVLNAKQPSYTEVISPSFIRRMAKGVKMGIFTSTQALKEANLALPDAIITGTGMGCLEDSEKFLKAILDNNEQFLTPTSFIQSTHNTVAGQIALGLQCKGYNFTYVNGAVSFETALLDAKLQIETDEANSVLVGGIDETAQHNIDVQRIAGKIKKQEDAPFSVLNPTSKGMILSEGASFFVLENQQKESSYATLEAISILNSLEVDEVQDYVKTFLSDNKINPNDLDLVVLGNNGDVEFDVYFNQVSDLLNTTPQAYYKHLSGEFYTASGFGLWMALNMLKLQTIPTDVKMNSAEKGNYQTVLLYNQYRGKDHSLTLLKKC, from the coding sequence ATGAAAAAGAGTTATATCAATGGTATAGGATGCATTTCGGCTCAAAAAGTAGTTGATTCCAATTTTTTATCAGAAGTTGAAATCAATACAACAGAAACAGTTTTGAATGCCAAACAACCTTCTTATACCGAAGTTATTTCGCCTTCTTTCATTAGAAGAATGGCTAAAGGGGTAAAAATGGGAATTTTTACATCAACACAAGCCTTAAAAGAAGCCAATCTTGCTCTCCCGGATGCCATTATAACCGGAACCGGAATGGGATGTTTAGAAGATTCTGAAAAATTTCTTAAAGCCATTTTAGATAATAATGAACAGTTTTTAACGCCAACTTCTTTCATACAATCTACGCATAATACGGTTGCAGGACAAATTGCACTTGGGTTACAGTGCAAAGGATATAATTTTACGTATGTAAACGGAGCAGTTTCTTTTGAAACAGCATTGTTAGATGCTAAACTTCAAATTGAAACAGACGAAGCTAATTCGGTTTTAGTAGGCGGAATTGATGAAACAGCTCAACACAATATTGATGTGCAACGTATTGCAGGTAAAATTAAAAAGCAAGAAGATGCACCGTTTTCAGTTTTAAATCCAACTTCTAAAGGAATGATTTTGAGCGAAGGAGCAAGTTTTTTTGTGCTTGAGAATCAGCAAAAGGAAAGTTCTTATGCAACGTTGGAAGCTATTTCCATCCTAAATTCATTGGAAGTTGATGAAGTTCAGGATTATGTAAAAACATTTTTAAGTGATAATAAAATCAATCCAAACGATTTAGATTTAGTTGTACTTGGCAATAATGGTGATGTGGAATTTGATGTATATTTTAATCAAGTTAGCGATTTATTGAACACAACTCCTCAAGCTTATTACAAACATTTAAGTGGTGAATTTTACACTGCTTCGGGGTTCGGACTTTGGATGGCACTGAATATGTTGAAATTACAAACTATTCCCACCGATGTAAAAATGAATTCTGCTGAAAAAGGAAATTATCAAACCGTTTTACTTTACAATCAATACCGAGGAAAAGACCATAGTTTAACCTTACTCAAAAAATGCTAA
- a CDS encoding beta-ketoacyl-[acyl-carrier-protein] synthase family protein yields the protein MNKRVAITGMGIISSIGNSVEENFQSLKNGKTGISTIENLETIHKEVIMVGEIKLTNQQLAQKLNLSQDNNFSRTTLLGAIAVCEAIENANISNINDCRSGFISATSVGGMDLNEKYFYDYYQDESVRRFLNSHDAGDSSHQIADYIGLKGMVTTVSTACSSAANAIMLGCRLIQSGQLDRVIVGGTDALAKFTINGFKTLMILSDTYNTPFDNDRKGLNLGEAAAFLVLESDEIVQKNNKKVLAYVSGFGNANDAFHQTASSENGEGAFLAMQKAFKLADLKPEDIDYINAHGTATPNNDLSEGRAILRMFTDNVPDFSSTKAFTGHTLAAAAAIEAVYSVLALQHNLVFPNMNFKKPMEEFNLIPQTTLKEKSINHVLSNSFGFGGNCSTVLFSKNK from the coding sequence ATGAATAAAAGAGTTGCAATAACCGGAATGGGAATCATTTCTTCAATAGGAAATTCTGTTGAAGAAAACTTTCAATCGTTAAAAAACGGTAAAACCGGAATTTCTACTATCGAAAATTTAGAAACAATTCACAAAGAGGTAATTATGGTGGGCGAAATTAAATTAACCAACCAACAATTAGCTCAAAAACTCAATTTGTCTCAAGACAACAATTTTTCCAGAACAACTTTATTAGGAGCAATTGCTGTTTGCGAAGCTATTGAAAATGCCAACATTAGCAACATAAACGATTGCCGTAGCGGATTTATTTCTGCCACAAGCGTTGGCGGAATGGATTTAAACGAAAAATATTTTTATGATTATTATCAAGATGAATCAGTCAGACGATTCCTCAATAGTCATGATGCGGGCGATTCTTCTCATCAAATAGCCGATTATATTGGTTTGAAAGGAATGGTTACAACCGTTAGCACGGCTTGTTCTTCTGCTGCAAATGCCATTATGTTAGGTTGCAGATTAATTCAATCCGGGCAATTAGACCGAGTGATTGTGGGCGGAACCGATGCTTTAGCGAAATTCACAATCAACGGATTTAAAACGTTGATGATTTTGTCTGACACATACAACACACCTTTTGATAACGACCGAAAAGGTTTAAATCTCGGTGAAGCAGCTGCTTTTTTAGTGTTAGAATCCGATGAAATTGTTCAAAAAAACAATAAAAAAGTATTGGCTTATGTCAGCGGTTTTGGAAATGCCAACGATGCTTTTCATCAAACTGCTTCATCTGAAAATGGCGAAGGAGCGTTTTTAGCGATGCAAAAAGCATTCAAATTGGCTGATTTGAAACCGGAAGATATTGATTACATCAACGCTCACGGAACGGCAACACCAAACAACGATTTGTCTGAAGGAAGAGCCATTTTGAGAATGTTTACAGATAATGTGCCGGATTTTAGCTCCACAAAAGCATTTACAGGTCACACATTAGCAGCTGCTGCTGCAATCGAAGCAGTCTATAGTGTCTTGGCTTTACAGCATAATTTGGTTTTTCCGAATATGAATTTTAAAAAACCAATGGAAGAATTTAATTTGATTCCACAAACCACATTGAAAGAGAAATCGATCAATCATGTGCTGTCGAATTCGTTTGGTTTTGGAGGAAATTGTTCAACTGTTCTATTTTCTAAAAACAAATGA
- a CDS encoding phosphopantetheine-binding protein has translation MEALKQELKAKIIAALNLEHISVEEFDDNETLFGDGIGLDSIDALELIVLLDKDYGIKLTDPKEGKTIFQSVETMANYIAANRTK, from the coding sequence ATGGAAGCATTAAAGCAAGAATTAAAAGCAAAAATTATTGCAGCATTAAATTTAGAACACATTTCAGTAGAAGAATTTGATGATAACGAAACATTGTTTGGAGACGGAATTGGTTTAGATTCAATCGATGCTCTCGAATTAATCGTTTTGTTAGACAAAGATTACGGTATTAAATTAACCGATCCAAAAGAAGGAAAAACCATCTTTCAATCGGTTGAAACAATGGCTAATTATATCGCTGCAAATCGTACAAAATAA
- a CDS encoding 3-oxoacyl-ACP synthase — protein sequence MENQFTITTSCIIEANTIFINDEKVFESDEDSFVEFAKSAYKNFGINYPKFFKMDNLSKLAFLASEMVLNEQIVAESENNIALVFANQSSSLDTDVKYQHSIDDKGNYFPSPAVFVYTLPNICVGEISIKHQLKSENAFFVFEENNEVFLTQYAKSLLQSKKASKVLCGWVEYFEEKYLAKLFLVE from the coding sequence TTGGAAAACCAATTTACCATAACAACTTCTTGCATAATTGAAGCAAATACAATTTTTATCAATGATGAAAAAGTGTTTGAATCAGACGAGGATTCATTTGTAGAATTTGCTAAGTCTGCTTATAAAAATTTCGGAATTAATTATCCAAAATTTTTTAAAATGGACAATTTGAGTAAATTAGCATTTTTAGCATCAGAAATGGTCTTAAATGAACAAATAGTTGCCGAATCAGAAAACAATATTGCTTTGGTTTTTGCTAACCAATCATCTAGTTTAGACACCGATGTAAAGTACCAGCATTCCATTGATGACAAGGGAAATTATTTTCCAAGTCCTGCCGTTTTTGTTTACACATTACCAAACATTTGTGTAGGAGAAATAAGTATTAAACATCAGTTGAAATCTGAAAATGCTTTTTTTGTTTTTGAAGAAAATAATGAAGTATTTTTGACGCAATATGCCAAATCACTTTTACAAAGTAAAAAAGCATCAAAAGTGCTTTGCGGATGGGTAGAATATTTTGAAGAAAAGTATTTGGCAAAACTATTTTTAGTAGAATAA
- a CDS encoding beta-ketoacyl synthase N-terminal-like domain-containing protein → MNNKSVYITQTNCITPLGFDVNSNWDALQQGKSGIQLHKNIGNLEQFYASIISTSKLDEVFNKAVFPFSVSDKKYTKLEKMLLLALLPLVEKNRISNRTAFVFSTTKGNISSLELDSNPVKEAQLAFLAKKISSLFGFTTEPIVLSNACVSGVLAIAVAKRMIQVGVYDDAFILAGDEVSEFVLSGFSSFQAMSELPCKPYDSERNGVTLGEATAAVYLTSDKDKITSNDIKICGDGAINDANHISGPSRTGEGLFRSIESALNEANIKAEEINYISAHGTATLYNDEMEAIAFNRLHLQNVPVNSLKGFYGHTLGASGLLETVIAIESAKRNQLILSKGFQNDGTTQSIAVIKENKTAEINCFLKTASGFGGCNTAVIFEKIN, encoded by the coding sequence ATGAACAATAAAAGTGTCTATATTACCCAAACTAATTGCATCACTCCGTTAGGTTTTGATGTCAATTCCAATTGGGATGCACTTCAGCAAGGAAAAAGCGGCATTCAGTTACATAAAAATATTGGAAATTTAGAACAATTTTACGCTTCGATAATTTCAACTTCTAAGTTGGATGAGGTTTTCAATAAAGCTGTTTTTCCTTTTTCTGTTTCGGATAAAAAGTATACCAAATTAGAAAAAATGTTGCTGTTGGCTTTATTGCCTTTGGTTGAGAAAAATAGAATTTCTAACCGAACGGCTTTTGTTTTTTCTACTACAAAAGGAAATATAAGTTCTTTAGAATTAGATTCAAATCCGGTAAAAGAAGCTCAATTGGCTTTCTTAGCCAAAAAAATAAGTTCATTATTTGGCTTTACAACAGAACCCATTGTGCTTTCAAATGCATGTGTTTCAGGAGTTTTGGCAATTGCAGTCGCTAAACGAATGATTCAAGTAGGTGTTTATGACGATGCTTTTATTTTAGCAGGTGATGAGGTTTCGGAATTTGTATTGTCAGGATTTAGTTCCTTTCAAGCCATGAGTGAATTGCCTTGTAAACCGTATGATTCAGAACGAAATGGAGTAACTTTAGGTGAAGCAACTGCAGCAGTTTATTTAACTTCGGATAAAGATAAAATTACTTCAAATGATATAAAAATTTGTGGAGATGGAGCAATAAACGATGCCAATCACATTTCTGGGCCATCAAGAACCGGCGAAGGATTGTTCAGAAGTATCGAAAGTGCTCTGAATGAGGCAAATATTAAAGCCGAAGAAATCAATTATATTTCCGCACACGGAACCGCTACTTTATACAATGATGAAATGGAAGCAATTGCATTCAATAGATTACATTTGCAAAACGTTCCGGTAAACAGCCTCAAAGGATTTTACGGTCACACGTTGGGAGCTTCCGGTTTGTTGGAAACAGTTATCGCAATAGAAAGTGCCAAGCGAAATCAATTGATTTTATCAAAAGGATTTCAGAATGACGGAACAACCCAATCTATTGCTGTGATTAAAGAGAATAAAACGGCTGAAATCAATTGTTTTTTAAAAACTGCCTCTGGTTTTGGAGGGTGCAATACAGCTGTAATTTTTGAAAAGATAAACTAA
- a CDS encoding acyl-CoA thioesterase, protein MTKRKEQYDEASQLTISKDIRVRFNETDPLGIVWHGYYITYFEDGREAFGREHGISYLDVHKYGFTTPIVKSVCEHKLSLRYGDVARIETTIVDTPAAKMIFRYKIFDANNEIACTGETIQVFVDVNGNLSLNNPPFYEEWKRKVGLLK, encoded by the coding sequence ATGACAAAAAGAAAAGAGCAGTATGATGAAGCTTCGCAGTTAACCATTTCCAAAGATATCAGAGTTCGATTTAACGAAACTGATCCGCTCGGAATTGTTTGGCATGGCTATTATATCACCTATTTTGAAGATGGGAGAGAAGCCTTTGGTCGTGAACACGGAATTTCCTATCTCGATGTGCATAAATATGGTTTTACAACTCCAATTGTAAAATCGGTTTGCGAACATAAATTGTCTTTACGTTATGGTGATGTAGCTCGAATTGAAACAACCATTGTTGATACTCCGGCAGCAAAAATGATTTTTAGATATAAAATTTTTGATGCCAATAATGAAATTGCCTGCACTGGTGAAACAATTCAGGTTTTTGTGGATGTAAACGGAAATTTGTCACTCAATAATCCTCCATTTTATGAAGAATGGAAACGAAAAGTGGGCCTTTTAAAATAA
- a CDS encoding ABC transporter permease — MLYKFFMSVYKETLLLKRDFGGLVILFVMPLILIITITLIQDGTYKSMSDVKIPILLVDNDNDTISKTVRKNLNESGSFEVLTQLNGKNITEEVAQEAVFKGKYQLAIIIPEKLSADLQLKVNQNVDRIVSSFGLTDSLSSSIENQKIEPKEIKLYFDPATQLSFKNGVKNAIDRMISQIETSSIYTTFQEQLGEGDEPVFEQESFISFKEIVPTIDNKEILPNSVQHNVPAWTLFAIFFIVVPLSINIVKEKSQGTLVRLITNPVPYAVVIAGKTATYLVICMIQFYLMVAVGIYLFPHIGLPALDVSGKLFLMSIVAIFAGLAAVGFGILLGTLAKTQEQSAPFGATSVVILAAMGGVWIPVFAMPKVMQFIAHISPMNWGLNAFYDVLLRNGGILEILPEISLLLLFFIITVTIAIAYDKKKRAV; from the coding sequence ATGTTATATAAGTTTTTCATGTCGGTTTACAAAGAAACGCTACTACTCAAAAGAGATTTTGGCGGTTTGGTAATACTTTTTGTTATGCCATTGATACTTATCATCACTATCACACTCATTCAAGATGGTACTTATAAATCGATGTCTGATGTGAAGATTCCAATTTTGTTGGTGGATAATGATAATGATACAATTTCAAAAACAGTTCGTAAAAATCTAAATGAAAGCGGTTCGTTTGAAGTGCTAACGCAATTAAACGGAAAAAATATTACTGAAGAAGTTGCTCAAGAAGCCGTTTTTAAAGGAAAGTATCAATTAGCTATCATAATTCCGGAAAAATTGAGTGCTGATTTACAACTAAAAGTAAATCAAAATGTGGATCGAATCGTAAGTTCATTTGGCTTAACCGATTCACTTTCTTCCAGTATTGAAAATCAAAAAATAGAACCCAAGGAAATAAAGTTATATTTTGACCCCGCAACGCAATTGTCGTTTAAAAATGGAGTAAAAAATGCCATTGACCGAATGATTTCTCAAATTGAAACGAGTTCCATTTACACCACTTTTCAAGAACAATTGGGCGAAGGCGACGAACCCGTTTTTGAACAAGAAAGTTTTATTTCCTTCAAAGAAATTGTGCCAACTATCGATAACAAAGAAATTTTACCCAACTCAGTTCAGCACAATGTGCCGGCTTGGACGTTGTTTGCCATTTTTTTCATCGTAGTGCCGCTTTCCATCAATATTGTAAAAGAAAAAAGTCAAGGAACACTTGTGCGATTAATCACTAATCCTGTTCCTTATGCCGTTGTTATTGCCGGAAAAACAGCAACTTATTTGGTAATATGTATGATTCAATTCTATTTGATGGTTGCTGTTGGAATTTATCTTTTTCCACACATCGGCTTACCTGCTCTTGACGTAAGCGGAAAATTATTTTTAATGAGTATCGTAGCCATTTTTGCCGGATTAGCAGCAGTTGGTTTCGGAATTTTATTGGGAACATTAGCCAAAACCCAAGAACAATCGGCACCTTTTGGAGCAACTTCAGTGGTGATTTTAGCAGCGATGGGAGGAGTTTGGATTCCGGTTTTTGCCATGCCAAAAGTGATGCAATTCATCGCACACATTTCGCCAATGAATTGGGGATTGAACGCTTTTTATGATGTTTTACTTCGTAATGGCGGTATTTTAGAAATTTTGCCCGAAATAAGTTTATTACTTTTGTTTTTTATAATTACAGTAACCATTGCAATCGCTTATGACAAAAAGAAAAGAGCAGTATGA